In Pikeienuella piscinae, the sequence ATCGTAGAGATGCCACTGCCAGTGGTCAGGCCCCATGTTCTGAAGGCTCGCGGCGATGCCGCCCTGCGCCGCGACGGTGTGGGAGCGGGTTGGGAACACCTTAGTGACGCAGGCCGTCCGCAAGCCCTGCTCCGCCATGCCGAGCGTCGCGCGCAGTCCGGCGCCGCCGGCGCCCACGACGACGACATCGTATTCGTGATCGGTGAATTCATATGCGGCCATGGGTCAGGTCCCCTCAATTCGGTCGCGGGGCCGCCGGGCGCCCCACATTGCTTCAACCCGCGAATGCGATCCTGGCGACGGCGAAGAGCCCGCCAAACGCGAAAAGCGCGCAAAAGAGCGTGTTCAGCACGAGAATGACCGTGCGTGCGCCGCCATGAACATAATCCTCGACCACCACCTGGATCCCGAGGCGCAGGTGATTGAACGCGACGACGATGAAAAGTCCGGCGACGATGGCGTGATAGGGCGCGCCGTATAGCGCGCGCACGGCTTCGTAACCGTCGCCAAGCGCGATCGCGAAAGGAAAGACGAACAGGAGCCCGAGCGGGACGAGCGCGATGGCCGTGATACGCTGGCTCCAGAAATGCCCGGTCCCGTCCTTGGCGGAGCCGAGGCCGGTGGCGCGGGCGCGGTCGGTCAGATAGCTCATTGCGTCCTCACAGCGCTACGAAGAGAATGATGAGGGTCAACGCGCCGGCGCCGATCAGAACGGCGATTCCGGAGCGCGTCGCCTGGTTCAGTTCGAAGCCGTTGCCGATGTCCCACCACATGTGTCTGATGCCGTTGCAAAGATGGTAGAAAAACGCCGCAGCCGAGCCGAGCATGATCAGCGCGCCGATCCAACTCGTCAGCAGCCCGTCGATGAAGGCGAAATAATCCGGGCCGCTCGCGGCCGCCAGGAACCACCAGACCACCAGCGCCATCGAAAGCGCCATGAAACAGCCGGCGGCGCGATGAAAGATTGAAAGGATCGAAGTGATCTGAGGTCGGTAGATCGTCAGATGCGGTGAAAGCGGGCGTTTGCCCCCGGTCGTGCTCGCCATGTCGGCTCCCCCTAGATCCCGTCCCCGCCTCGGCGCGAGACTCCGCCAGAGATGCGGCTGGGCCGAACGATACAGATATTCATCTCCGGCGCAAAGGCGCTGACACAATTTCCGTGAGCAGCGCGGCTATTAGCGATCACCGCCACCGCGCTTCAGAGTGGGCAGAAGGCCCAGTAGTCAAGATCGAGGAGGACGCCGGGCGCGTAGCGTCCGTCCTCGCTCCTCAGCGTCAGCCCGTCGTCCCGCCCTTTTGTGGCCACCAGTCGCAGTCGGAGCGCGCCGATGCCGGGCGCCGCCGTCTCCGCCTTGTCGAGAACTTCCGACCACGCGTAGACGGTGTCGCCGGCATGGGCCGGGGCGGCGTGCGCGCCGGCGTTGATCGCCGCGATCGGAGCGACATTGGCGAGGCCGTTGAAAGACAGCGCGCGCGCGAGGCTGATGATGTGTCCGCCATAGACCAGTCGCGCCTCGTCGCCGCGGGCCTCGACATTGAAGTGGACCTTGGCGGTGTTTTGCCAGAGCCGGGTCGCCATCATGTGCTCGGCTTCCTCCAGCGTGACGCCATCGACATGGTCGATCTTCTCGCCGATCGCGTAATCCCCCCAGCAATGCCGTTCGCCCGAGGCATCGAAATCGTAGCCGGTGAAATCGAGTCCCGGCGGAACGATCAGATTGGCGGGCGCCACCGCCTCCGCCAGTTTCGGGACCGTCGTCGCGGGCGCTTCGGCGCCGATCCGGTTCTTTCGCACCATCACCCAGCGCGCCCAGTCGATGATCGTCTCGGCGCGCTGGTTCGTCGCGGTCGAACGGACCCAGACGATGCCGGTCTTTCCGTTCGAGTTCTCCTTCAGGCCGATGACCCTGGATGATGCGCTGATCGTGTCTCCGGGAGCCACCGGGCGGTGGAAGCGGCATTCGGCGTAGCCGAGATTCGCGACGGCGTTCAGCGAGATGTCCGGCACGGTCTTGCCGAAGGCGATGTGAAAGCCGACCAGCTCCTCGACCGGTGCGGGAGAGAGGCCGCAGCTTTCGGCGAAGATGTCGGAGGACGAGAGCGCGAAACGGCTGGGATAGAGCGCGCCGTAAAGCGCGCGGTCGCCAAGGGTCACCGTGCGCGGCGCGGCGTGCCGGATGACCTGACCGAGGCGGAAATCCTCGAAGAAATTGCCGCTGCTGGTCTTGGTCATTCGATGCTCTCCGCTGTTGCGGGCGCGAAGATAGCGGTTCGCGCGGCGCGGGCAAGCGCCCCCGGTTAGAGCGCGCCGAGCTTCATCGAAGGGTCGTATTCGCCCTCCACCTCCTTCACCACCGCCTGACCGCAGCGCATGACGCCGCGCGCCGCGTCGAAGGCGTAGACCGGCTGGCCCTGCAGCGACCAGCCGGCGGCGAGCGCGGCCGTGACCTTGTGGCAGAAGGCGGATGTGTCGTCCTCGGTCAGCAATCGATATGCGAGCATCGGATTATCCCGGAAACGGCCTGACCCCGAGGAGCCAGCCATGCGTGAAGGCGATCACGGCGTAGATCAGGATGGTGATCAGGACCAGCCGGATTTCCGCCGCCGTTCCGGCGGACTTTCGCGGCGCCCAGGCGCCGACCCGCCGGTTGATCATCCAGATCATGCCGATAGCCCAGAGCGCCATGCCGCCGAAGAGCAGGATCGACGCCTGATCGCCGTTCGCGAGAAGGTGCGCCGCCGACCAGACCAGCGCCCCGGTCAGCATCGGATGCCGTATTTTCGTCGCCAGCCACCCTTTCGCGCCGCCGACGCCGAACAGATAGACGGCGAAAAGCATCAGGACGTTGTTGACATGGATGCCCCACGCAGGCGGATCGTAGACCGGAATGAAAGGCGCGGCGCGAAAGCCCCAGACGATGAGCACGAGAGAAAGCGCGACGATCAGCGAGAACGCGCCGCGATAGGCTTGCGGCCCGATCGCGTCGATCAGCCATTCGCGCAGACCGGGCAGCGCCGAGGGCAGGAAATGCGTCGCTGACCACAGCGAAAATCCGAGCGCGAGCGTCAACATGATCCGTTCCCCTCCAGATGGCGAAGCATGGCGTCAGTTCGCGCCGTCTTCAAGCCGCCGGATCGCTTCGGCCTCCGCGAGCAGCCGGCGCGCGGTCTCGACATGCAGGTTTTCGACGATACGGCCGTTGACGACGGCGACGCCGCCGCCCTTCGCGACAGTCGCCTCATAGGCCGCGAGCTGTTCCTTCGCTTCGGCAAGCGCCTCCGCAGATGGGCCGAACACCTCATTGGCGATGGCGATCTGCCCCGGGTGGATCAGCGTCTTGCCGTCGAACCCCATCGCTCGCCCCGCCTCGCATTCTTCGCGAAGCAGCGTCTCGTCGCGAAAGGCGTTGCAGACCCCGTCGATCGCCACCAGCCCCTCCGCCCGCGCCGCCAGCAGGCAGTGCCCGAGCGCCGCCGCGACCGGCGCGCGCCCTGGGACATGGGTGGCGCGCAATTCCTTCACCAGATCGTTCGTTCCCATCACCAGGCAGACCAGGCGTGGATGTGAAGCGGCGATGGCGGCCGCCGAGAGGACGCCTCTCGGCGTCTCCATCATTGCCCAGATCGCAGTTTTCGCCGGGGCCGCGCTCATGCCGGCGGCGACCGCCGCGATCATCTCCGGGCTCTCGACCTTCGGGATGAGGATCGCGTCGGGCCCGGCCACCGCCGCGGTCGCGAGATCGGCCGCTCCCCATTCGGTGTCGAGTCCGTTGATCCTGACGATAAGCTCGCGCGCGCCGTAGCCGCCCTCGCTCACCGCGTCGGCGACGAGGGTGCGCGCGTTTTCCTTCTCTTCCGGCGGAGCCGCGTCTTCGAGATCGAAAATAAGCGCGTCGGCGGCGAGGCGGCGCGCCTTCTCCAATGCGCGAGCGCGGCATCCCGGAATATAGAGCACGGAGCGGCGGGGGCGGGCGCTGACGGGCATGGGCTCTCCTTTTTGGTTCGCAGTCGCGGGATAGGGCGAATTCGAAAGCCGTTCAATTCGCAAGTGGTCGTCGGCCGGAGAACGCGATCGCGCTTGTCGCAGGAAGAACGCGATCGGGACGCAGATCGTCAAAGTCGTTTCAGTTGGCGCCTGTCCATCAGGGCGCGGGCGGCGCGTTATTCGCGCCTAACCGAGAATCCCGAGAGCGCCGTCCCAGAGCAACCTCATCCCGGTGAGTCCCAGCAGGACCGCTACGCCCCGAAAGTAGATCCGTTCCGGCACGCGCTTGTGCGCCCAGACGCCCAGAACGACGCCGGCCACCGCCGCGGGCGCGAGGGTCAGCGACATCGAAAGCGATGAGAGGTCGAGAACGCCGAGCGCGGCGTAGGGGCCGAGCTTCATCAGGTTCACCGCCCAGAAGATGAGCACGCTGGAGGCCTGATAGGCTGTCTTCTCCAGCCGTTCGGCCAGGAGATAGATGGTGATCGGCGGCCCGCCGGCGTGGCTGATCGTCGAAGTGAAGCCGGCCACAGCCCCCCAGAGCGTCGCCCGCGGCCCCCTGGGGCCCGCAACTTCGGGCGTCCAGCCCAGTTTTTGCGCCAACTGGAAGACGAGGAAGATGATTGCGATCGCTCCGAGGCCGAGTCGCAGCAGATTCGGCGAGACGGCGCCAAAGGCGAGAACGCCGAGCCCGATGCCGAACGCCGCCGCGATCAGCGCCGGCCATACCGCTCCCCATGACCATTTTCGCCAATAAGTCGCCACGCCGACCTGGTCGATCATGATCAGGATCGGCAGCATGATCGCCGCCGCCGTCGCCGGCGGCACGGCGAGCGCGAGAAGCGGCGTCGCGACGAAGCCGAGCCCGCCGCCGAATCCGCCCTTGGAGATTCCGGATAGCAGAACTGCGGCCACCGCTGCGGCCCATAGGGAAAGATCAGCCTCCGGCATGAAGATTCCTTCGCACTTGCGAGCGTGGCGGGCAAGGAGTATCCACCCTCGCGACCTTCAACGA encodes:
- the sdhD gene encoding succinate dehydrogenase, hydrophobic membrane anchor protein: MSYLTDRARATGLGSAKDGTGHFWSQRITAIALVPLGLLFVFPFAIALGDGYEAVRALYGAPYHAIVAGLFIVVAFNHLRLGIQVVVEDYVHGGARTVILVLNTLFCALFAFGGLFAVARIAFAG
- the sdhC gene encoding succinate dehydrogenase, cytochrome b556 subunit, with translation MASTTGGKRPLSPHLTIYRPQITSILSIFHRAAGCFMALSMALVVWWFLAAASGPDYFAFIDGLLTSWIGALIMLGSAAAFFYHLCNGIRHMWWDIGNGFELNQATRSGIAVLIGAGALTLIILFVAL
- a CDS encoding MaoC family dehydratase, translating into MTKTSSGNFFEDFRLGQVIRHAAPRTVTLGDRALYGALYPSRFALSSSDIFAESCGLSPAPVEELVGFHIAFGKTVPDISLNAVANLGYAECRFHRPVAPGDTISASSRVIGLKENSNGKTGIVWVRSTATNQRAETIIDWARWVMVRKNRIGAEAPATTVPKLAEAVAPANLIVPPGLDFTGYDFDASGERHCWGDYAIGEKIDHVDGVTLEEAEHMMATRLWQNTAKVHFNVEARGDEARLVYGGHIISLARALSFNGLANVAPIAAINAGAHAAPAHAGDTVYAWSEVLDKAETAAPGIGALRLRLVATKGRDDGLTLRSEDGRYAPGVLLDLDYWAFCPL
- a CDS encoding DUF1737 domain-containing protein — protein: MLAYRLLTEDDTSAFCHKVTAALAAGWSLQGQPVYAFDAARGVMRCGQAVVKEVEGEYDPSMKLGAL
- a CDS encoding NnrU family protein; protein product: MLTLALGFSLWSATHFLPSALPGLREWLIDAIGPQAYRGAFSLIVALSLVLIVWGFRAAPFIPVYDPPAWGIHVNNVLMLFAVYLFGVGGAKGWLATKIRHPMLTGALVWSAAHLLANGDQASILLFGGMALWAIGMIWMINRRVGAWAPRKSAGTAAEIRLVLITILIYAVIAFTHGWLLGVRPFPG
- a CDS encoding HpcH/HpaI aldolase/citrate lyase family protein translates to MPVSARPRRSVLYIPGCRARALEKARRLAADALIFDLEDAAPPEEKENARTLVADAVSEGGYGARELIVRINGLDTEWGAADLATAAVAGPDAILIPKVESPEMIAAVAAGMSAAPAKTAIWAMMETPRGVLSAAAIAASHPRLVCLVMGTNDLVKELRATHVPGRAPVAAALGHCLLAARAEGLVAIDGVCNAFRDETLLREECEAGRAMGFDGKTLIHPGQIAIANEVFGPSAEALAEAKEQLAAYEATVAKGGGVAVVNGRIVENLHVETARRLLAEAEAIRRLEDGAN
- a CDS encoding sulfite exporter TauE/SafE family protein — protein: MPEADLSLWAAAVAAVLLSGISKGGFGGGLGFVATPLLALAVPPATAAAIMLPILIMIDQVGVATYWRKWSWGAVWPALIAAAFGIGLGVLAFGAVSPNLLRLGLGAIAIIFLVFQLAQKLGWTPEVAGPRGPRATLWGAVAGFTSTISHAGGPPITIYLLAERLEKTAYQASSVLIFWAVNLMKLGPYAALGVLDLSSLSMSLTLAPAAVAGVVLGVWAHKRVPERIYFRGVAVLLGLTGMRLLWDGALGILG